In Desulfofundulus kuznetsovii DSM 6115, the following are encoded in one genomic region:
- a CDS encoding MaoC family dehydratase: MEERKTFDQIKVGDVACFSKTITESDIYLFAGITGDLNPVHVNVEFARKTIFGRQVAHGMLTAGLISAVIGMKLPGPGAVYLGQTLKFCLPVFPGDTITAEVEVIEKIAAKNRLRLRTTCFNQEGKAVVEGEALVMVGKEVY; this comes from the coding sequence GTGGAAGAGAGGAAGACATTTGATCAAATCAAGGTTGGTGATGTGGCATGCTTTAGCAAAACAATTACGGAAAGCGATATTTATCTTTTTGCCGGGATTACCGGGGATTTAAACCCCGTACATGTCAATGTGGAATTTGCCCGTAAAACTATTTTTGGACGGCAGGTAGCTCATGGCATGCTGACTGCGGGGTTAATTTCCGCAGTAATTGGTATGAAGTTGCCTGGCCCAGGTGCCGTTTATCTTGGTCAAACACTTAAATTCTGCCTTCCAGTATTTCCTGGGGATACCATTACCGCGGAAGTTGAGGTGATTGAAAAAATTGCTGCAAAAAACAGGCTCAGGTTGCGTACAACGTGCTTTAATCAGGAGGGCAAAGCGGTAGTTGAAGGTGAGGCTTTAGTGA